In Psychrobacter immobilis, a single genomic region encodes these proteins:
- a CDS encoding helix-turn-helix transcriptional regulator, producing MINVALKQIRLFHKMKQNELADKLQISKSYLSEIENSKKAPNLELLKNYSEVFDIPVSSLLFFSEKLEQDTTTSKSFRIKSASLVLKILEWSNKNADQQEKEAKNL from the coding sequence ATGATTAACGTGGCACTCAAACAAATACGTCTTTTTCATAAGATGAAACAGAATGAACTCGCTGATAAACTACAGATTTCGAAATCCTACTTATCTGAAATCGAAAATAGTAAAAAAGCACCCAATTTAGAACTATTAAAAAATTATTCAGAAGTTTTTGATATTCCTGTTTCTTCTTTGTTGTTTTTTTCGGAAAAATTAGAACAAGATACAACGACCTCTAAATCATTCCGAATTAAATCAGCATCTTTAGTTCTGAAAATTTTAGAGTGGAGCAATAAAAATGCAGACCAACAAGAAAAGGAAGCTAAAAACTTATAA
- a CDS encoding reverse transcriptase domain-containing protein codes for MYEIHHVIGSLLARIETPEYLHSKKKSSYITNASFHSDSRQVITFDISSFFSSITSNTVKIFFRNKMKCSPDVAYILSELCSVESALPTGSAVSFYLSFLANIDMFEEMSILAKANNTNFTLYVDDITLSGKHVDKSLFNTMKKIVEKYGYLIKSNKTKRYTYNDTPIITGLAVSNGKVNSVNKFMYKLRKKNEFLSGDIQNLDNKLLLKEYNSLRGKNTYLRSLGSLVPSHSLEMEEKLRNIVSVQS; via the coding sequence ATGTACGAGATTCACCATGTGATCGGTAGTTTACTCGCTCGAATAGAGACACCCGAATACTTACATTCTAAAAAGAAAAGCTCTTACATTACGAATGCTTCGTTTCATAGTGACTCTCGCCAAGTAATAACATTTGATATTAGCTCTTTCTTTTCAAGTATAACATCCAATACTGTCAAGATTTTCTTTCGAAATAAGATGAAATGTTCTCCAGATGTTGCTTATATTCTATCTGAGCTTTGCAGCGTAGAAAGCGCTCTTCCAACAGGTAGTGCTGTTAGTTTTTACTTAAGCTTTTTAGCTAATATAGACATGTTCGAAGAGATGTCTATATTAGCTAAAGCTAACAACACTAATTTTACCCTTTATGTTGATGATATTACTTTATCAGGTAAACACGTTGATAAAAGCCTCTTTAATACTATGAAGAAGATTGTTGAAAAGTACGGCTATTTAATCAAAAGTAATAAAACAAAACGATACACTTACAACGATACACCAATAATTACTGGGCTTGCCGTTTCGAATGGTAAAGTTAATAGTGTTAATAAATTTATGTATAAGTTGAGGAAAAAAAACGAATTTCTAAGTGGTGACATTCAAAACTTAGATAACAAGTTATTGCTCAAAGAATATAATAGTTTAAGAGGTAAAAATACGTACCTACGATCTTTAGGTTCACTTGTTCCTTCACATTCTTTGGAGATGGAAGAAAAACTAAGAAACATTGTAAGTGTTCAGTCGTAA
- the cmoA gene encoding carboxy-S-adenosyl-L-methionine synthase CmoA, protein MSRTMSQSKPAIIKHDTLFDKPFTTPLDKAARFSFDEQVVACFPDMIRRSVPGYGQVLAMLPIFARRHCKYHQQSDSGQRVSRVYDLGCSLGAASMTLAGEFEPQDLQIKAIDISPAMTTEATTLLSENYPEHDIEVITADIRDVELEPCDMVILNLTLQFLPAADRVAVLEKIYAALSEGGILVLTEKTHAFDEQYDAWLVERYYDFKRANGYSEMEISGKRNALENVLITDTLDEHHARLDQVGFKRHLTWFQFLNFVSIVAFK, encoded by the coding sequence ATGAGTCGCACCATGAGTCAATCTAAGCCTGCTATTATTAAACACGACACCCTATTTGACAAACCGTTTACCACGCCACTCGATAAAGCGGCGCGCTTCTCCTTTGATGAGCAAGTGGTGGCTTGTTTCCCTGATATGATTCGCCGCAGTGTGCCCGGTTATGGTCAGGTGCTAGCGATGTTGCCCATATTTGCCCGACGCCACTGTAAGTATCATCAACAGAGCGATAGTGGTCAGCGCGTCAGTCGAGTGTATGATTTGGGCTGTTCACTTGGCGCAGCAAGCATGACGTTGGCGGGTGAGTTTGAGCCGCAAGATTTGCAGATTAAAGCGATTGATATCTCACCAGCGATGACGACCGAAGCGACCACGCTACTGAGTGAAAACTATCCTGAGCATGACATCGAAGTGATTACCGCTGATATTCGCGATGTCGAGCTTGAACCGTGCGATATGGTGATTTTGAACTTAACGCTACAGTTTTTACCCGCCGCCGATAGAGTCGCAGTCTTAGAGAAGATTTATGCAGCGTTAAGTGAAGGCGGGATACTGGTATTAACTGAAAAAACCCATGCTTTTGATGAACAATATGATGCGTGGTTGGTCGAGCGTTATTATGATTTTAAACGCGCCAATGGTTATAGCGAGATGGAAATCAGCGGCAAGCGTAATGCACTAGAAAACGTCCTTATCACTGATACATTAGATGAGCATCATGCACGGTTAGATCAAGTTGGCTTTAAGCGCCATCTCACATGGTTTCAGTTTTTGAACTTTGTGTCTATTGTGGCGTTTAAGTAG